A region of Lycium barbarum isolate Lr01 chromosome 1, ASM1917538v2, whole genome shotgun sequence DNA encodes the following proteins:
- the LOC132600033 gene encoding protein ASPARTIC PROTEASE IN GUARD CELL 1-like — MATSSFSNFFFILIIISLSFLPFSLSRSPIPSLRHSQTFNVAKSIQSTLQVLSQNSKSLQQQTLYPSSPSTFSVAIYPRSSLIKPQHNNYTSLTLSRLARDSARVSSLTKPGRTMIRPEEIQTPITSGISQGSGEYFAKLGVGQPAKEFYMAIDTGSDINWLQCEPCSECYQQTDPIFNPSESSTYNRVTCDSSECSSLDVSDCSTSDTCLYQVSYGDGSFTAGELATERVSFGNSGSFNNVAIGCGHDNEGLFVGSAGLMGLGGGSLSLPSQINATSFSYCLVDKNSDSSSTLEFNSAGPSDAVFAPLLRNSKRNTFFYVGLEGISVGGEMLPIPANIFQVDETGHGGIIVDSGTAVTRLQTTVYNSLRDTFVKYAQDKLPSTDGFMLFDTCFDLSSMKTANVPTVAFHFSGDKKLSLHPKNTLVPIDSEGKFCLAFAPTDGSLAIIGNSQQQGTRVSYDLTNNLVGFSPDKC; from the exons ATGGCAACCTCATCATTCTCCAATTTCTtctttattctcatcatcatctctctttctttccttccttTTTCTCTATCTCGCTCACCAATTCCTTCACTTCGACACTCACAAACCTTCAACGTTGCAAAATCCATTCAAAGCACCCTTCAAGTCCTCTCTCAAAACTCCAAGTCTCTCCAACAACAAACCCTTTATCCTTCATCTCCTTCAACATTCTCTGTAGCAATATACCCTCGTTCTTCACTTATAAAACCCCAACACAATAACTACACATCTCTCACTCTCTCAAGACTCGCTCGTGACTCTGCCCGAGTTTCCTCACTAACCAAACCGGGTCGAACCATGATCCGACCCGAAGAAATTCAAACCCCGATTACATCTGGAATAAGTCAAGGAAGTGGCGAATATTTCGCTAAGCTAGGTGTAGGGCAACCTGCTAAAGAATTCTACATGGCTATAGACACTGGAAGTGATATCAACTGGCTTCAATGTGAACCTTGCTCCGAATGTTACCAACAAACCGACCCGATTTTCAACCCGTCCGAATCCTCAACATACAACCGGGTCACATGTGACTCATCCGAATGCTCATCCCTTGATGTCTCGGATTGTTCCACGTCCGACACGTGTCTGTATCAGGTCTCGTATGGAGATGGGTCGTTTACTGCTGGAGAATTAGCTACTGAAAGGGTGTCGTTTGGGAATTCTGGTTCGTTTAATAATGTTGCTATAGGTTGTGGACATGATAATGAAGGGTTGTTTGTTGGTTCAGCTGGATTGATGGGTCTTGGTGGTGGTTCGTTATCTCTTCCATCTCAAATTAATGCAACGTCGTTTTCGTACTGCCTTGTGGACAAGAATTCTGATTCTTCATCCACGTTGGAATTCAATTCTGCTGGACCTAGTGACGCG gTATTTGCACCATTGCTACGTAACTCAAAGAGGAACACTTTTTTCTACGTGGGTCTGGAAGGAATCAGTGTTGGCGGCGAGATGTTACCAATTCCAGCAAACATTTTCCAGGTAGACGAAACTGGACACGGAGGAATCATCGTAGATTCAGGAACAGCAGTAACTCGTCTACAAACCACCGTTTACAATTCTTTACGTGACACATTCGTAAAATACGCTCAGGATAAATTGCCGTCAACTGATGGATTTATGTTATTCGATACTTGCTTTGATTTATCGTCGATGAAAACAGCGAATGTTCCGACAGTAGCATTTCATTTTTCAGGTGATAAAAAGTTGTCATTGCACCCGAAGAATACACTTGTTCCGATAGACTCGGAGGGGAAGTTCTGTTTAGCGTTTGCTCCTACGGATGGATCACTAGCAATTATTGGGAATTCACAACAGCAGGGGACAAGGGTTAGTTATGATTTGACTAATAACCTTGTTGGATTTAGTCCTGATAAATGTTAG
- the LOC132600044 gene encoding transcription factor SRM1-like — MSILTSVVWSKEEEIAFENAIALHCIDDSKEQWENIALMVPSKTTEELKRHYQLLVDDVTAIEYGYVPIPNYTVGHGYSRVSGWQSNGNGLGGTAQYQERRKGMPWTEEEHRLFLLGLNTYGKGDWRSISRNFVISRTPSQVASHAQKYFNRLYSNNSGRRRSSIHDITI, encoded by the exons ATGTCAATCCTAACTTCAGTAGTGTGGAGCAAAGAGGAAGAAATAGCCTTTGAGAATGCCATTGCCTTGCACTGTATTGATGACTCCAAAGAGCAATGGGAGAATATTGCTTTGATGGTCCCAAGTAAAACCACTGAAGAGCTGAAGAGACATTACCAATTGTTAGTGGATGATGTAACCGCCATTGAATATGGGTATGTTCCAATTCCCAATTACACTGTAGGCCATGGCTATTCTAGAGTTTCTGGTTGGCAGTCGAACGGAAATGGGCTTGGAGGCACAGCCCAGTACCAAGAGAGACGAAAAGGGATGCCATGGACTGAAGAAGAGCACAG GTTATTCTTGCTTGGTTTAAACACGTACGGAAAAGGAGATTGGAGAAGCATTTCAAGGAACTTTGTGATATCGAGGACACCATCCCAAGTGGCTAGCCATGCCCAAAAGTACTTTAACCGTTTGTACTCCAACAATAGCGGTAGAAGAAGATCCAGCATCCATGACATTACTATTTAA
- the LOC132600055 gene encoding DNA mismatch repair protein MSH2, translating into MDEKFEEQGKLPELKLDARQAQGFLSFFKTLPKDPRAVRLFDRRDYYTAHGDDATFIAKTYYHTTTALRQLGNGVGALSSVSVSRNMFETIARDILLERMDRTLELYEGSGSNWRLVKSGTPGNFGSFEDILFANNEMQDSPAIVALAPNFDQNGCTVGLGYVDITKRVLGLAEFLDDSHFTNLESALVALGCRECLVPTETGKSSEYRPLYDAISRCGVMVTERKKTEFKGRDLVQDLGRLVKGSVEPVRDLVSGFEFAAGALGCILSYAELLADESNYGNYRVKQYNLNSYMRLDSAAMRALNVMESKSDANKNFSLFGLMNRTCTAGMGKRLLHMWLKQPLLDVDEINCRLDLVQAFVEDAALRQDLRQHLKRISDIERLTRNLERKRASLLHVVKLYQSSIRIPFIKSVLERYDGQFATLIRERYIDPLEKWSDDNHLNKFIALVETAVDLDQLENGEYMISAAYDPSLSALKDEQETLEGQIHNLHKQTANDLDLPIDKSLKLDKGTQFGHVFRITKKEEPKVRKQLNSHYIVLETRKDGVKFTNTKLKKLGDRYQKIVEEYKSCQKELVARVVQTVVSFSEVFEGLAGSLSELDVLLSFADLASSCPTAYARPSITPPDTGDIILEGCRHPCVEAQDWVNFIPNDCRLVRGESWFQIITGPNMGGKSTYIRQVGVNVLMAQVGSFVPCDNATISIRDCIFARVGAGDCQLRGVSTFMQEMLETASILKGATDRSLIIIDELGRGTSTYDGFGLAWAICEHIVGEIKAPTLFATHFHELTALATGNASNGHKQIAGVANFHVSAHIDSSSRKLTMLYKVQPGACDQSFGIHVAEFANFPQSVVALAREKASELEDFSPNAMIPNDCKEAASKRKREFDPNDVSRGTARARQFLQDFTQLPLDKMDLKQALQQLSKMKTNLEKDAVDSQWLQQFFSSSD; encoded by the exons atggatgaaaagttTGAGGAACAAGGCAAGCTTCCCGAGCTTAAACTTG ATGCTAGGCAAGCTCAAGGGTTTCTCTCATTCTTCAAAACCCTACCCAAG GACCCTAGGGCAGTTCGTCTCTTCGATCGTCGG GACTATTATACTGCTCATGGAGATGATGCAACTTTCATTGCAAAGACATATTACCATACAACAACTGCTTTACGACAGTTGGGTAATGGAGTTGGTGCTCTTTCCAGTGTTAGTGTGAGTAGAAATATGTTTGAAACAATAGCTCGTGACATTCTCTTGGAGAGAATGGATCGTACTCTTGAATTATATGAGGGCAGTGGCTCAAACTGGAGACTGGTCAAAAGTGGAACTCCTGGAAATTTTGGAAGTTTTGAGGATATTCTGTTTGCTAATAATGAAATGCAAGATTCTCCGGCGATTGTTGCTCTTGCTCCAAACTTTGATCAGAACGGCTGTACAGTTGGGTTAGGCTATGTTGATATTACTAAGAGAGTCCTTGGTTTAGCAGAATTTCTAGACGATAGCCACTTCACCAATTTGGAGTCTGCTTTGGTTGCTCTTGGTTGCAGAGAATGTCTTGTACCAACAGAGACTGGGAAATCCAGTGAATACAGACCTCTGTATGATGCAATATCGAGATGTGGCGTGATGGTAACTGAAAGAAAGAAAACTGAATTTAAAGGGAGGGATTTGGTACAGGATCTTGGTAGGCTCGTCAAGGGTTCAGTAGAACCTGTTCGTGATTTAGTCTCTGGTTTCGAATTTGCAGCAGGTGCTTTAGGGTGCATACTTTCCTATGCAGAACTACTTGCAGATGAGAGCAATTATGGAAACTACAGAGTCAAACAATACAACCTCAATAGTTACATGAGATTAGATTCTGCTGCTATGAGAGCACTGAATGTCATGGAGAGCAAATCAGATGCTAACAAAAACTTTAGCTTGTTCGGTCTCATGAATAGAACCTGTACTGCTGGTATGGGTAAAAGGTTATTGCACATGTGGCTGAAACAGCCGTTATTAGATGTAGATGAGATTAACTGTAGACTGGATTTAGTTCAAGCATTTGTGGAGGATGCTGCACTTCGCCAAGATCTGAGGCAGCATCTGAAAAGAATTTCAGATATTGAGCGGCTGACACGCAATCTTGAGAGGAAAAGAGCCAGTTTACTGCACGTTGTAAAACTCTATCag TCAAGCATCAGAATACCATTTATCAAAAGCGTTTTGGAACGTTATGATGGGCAATTTGCCACACTTATCAGGGAAAGGTATATTGATCCTCTTGAGAAATGGAGTGATGATAATCACCTGAATAAGTTCATTGCTCTTGTGGAAACTGCTGTTGACCTTGATCAACTTGAGAATGGAGAATACATGATTTCTGCTGCATATGACCCAAGTTTATCTGCTCTGAAGGATGAGCAAGAGACATTGGAGGGACAGATTCATAATTTGCACAAACAAACTGCCAATGATCTTGATCTACCTATCGATAAGTCTCTTAAACTAGATAAAGGAACACAATTTGGACATGTCTTCAGAATTACCAAGAAAGAAGAACCAAAAGTGAGGAAGCAGCTAAATTCTCACTACATTGTTCTTGAAACACGTAAGGATGGAGTAAAATTTACCAATACAAAACTCAAAAAACTAGGAGATCGGTACCAGAAGATCGTAGAAGAGTATAAGAGCTGTCAGAAAGAACTGGTAGCTCGTGTAGTTCAAACAGTTGTGAGTTTCTCCGAG GTGTTTGAAGGTCTAGCTGGTTCACTTTCTGAGTTGGATGTGCTACTGAGTTTTGCGGATTTGGCTTCCAGTTGCCCAACTGCCTATGCAAGACCAAGTATCACTCCTCCA GATACGGGAGATATTATACTTGAAGGGTGTAGGCATCCTTGTGTGGAAGCTCAAGACTGGGTTAACTTCATCCCTAATGACTGTAGACTA GTCAGGGGAGAGAGTTGGTTTCAGATTATTACAGGCCCTAACATGGGTGGAAAATCGACCTACATTCGGCAG GTTGGTGTGAATGTCCTGATGGCCCAAGTTGGCTCCTTTGTTCCGTGTGACAATGCTACCATTTCTATTCGTGATTGCATTTTTGCTCGTGTTGGCGCTGGAGATTGCCAG CTGAGGGGAGTTTCTACTTTTATGCAAGAGATGCTTGAGACTGCATCGATCTTGAAAGGAGCCACTGATAGATCATTGATTATAATTGATGAGTTGGGCCGTGGGACATCGACTTATGATGGCTTTG GTTTAGCTTGGGCTATTTGTGAGCACATTGTTGGAGAAATTAAAGCACCAACATTGTTTGCCACTCACTTTCATGAGCTGACTGCGTTGGCCACTGGGAATGCAAGCAATGGGCATAAGCAAATTGCTGGTGTAGCAAATTTTCATGTCAGTGCACACATTGACTCTTCTAGTCGCAAGCTAACTATGCTTTACAAG GTTCAACCAGGTGCTTGTGATCAAAGTTTTGGTATTCACGTCGCAGAGTTTGCCAATTTTCCACAGAGTGTTGTGGCCCTGGCCAGAGAAAAGGCATCTGAATTGGAGGATTTCTCTCCTAATGCCATGATTCCAAATGACTGTAAAGAG GCAGCTTCAAAACGGAAGAGAGAATTTGACCCCAATGATGTGTCTAGAGGTACTGCCCGAGCTCGTCAATTCTTACAGGATTTCACTCAGCTGCCACTGGATAAGATGGATCTAAAGCAGGCCTTGCAACAGTTGAGCAAAATGAAGACCAACCTGGAGAAGGATGCAGTTGACAGCCAGTGGCTCCAGCAATTCTTTAGTTCTTCAGATTAG